From one Luteolibacter sp. SL250 genomic stretch:
- a CDS encoding PEP-CTERM sorting domain-containing protein (PEP-CTERM proteins occur, often in large numbers, in the proteomes of bacteria that also encode an exosortase, a predicted intramembrane cysteine proteinase. The presence of a PEP-CTERM domain at a protein's C-terminus predicts cleavage within the sorting domain, followed by covalent anchoring to some some component of the (usually Gram-negative) cell surface. Many PEP-CTERM proteins exhibit an unusual sequence composition that includes large numbers of potential glycosylation sites. Expression of one such protein has been shown restore the ability of a bacterium to form floc, a type of biofilm.), translating to MKKTLAATLLACAASLPVQAAIILVDFGPSSGNTTGAADTWNNFNGTAAASSMALSTSTGTPSGYTLTLNNTVSPLNEPTGTQPTSPPAPFTLATVTTDGMFSTGTTTLTLSGLNSSLNYTISLFSYVNRDTSRQSRFSINGTNIDVEPSRIGAGTSGAVATFNNITPTAGDITISMSSLVANNWILNAMSVTEVPEPSAAVLVLSGAGLSCIRRRRA from the coding sequence ATGAAAAAGACCCTCGCCGCCACGTTGCTGGCATGTGCCGCCTCCCTTCCCGTGCAAGCCGCCATCATTCTCGTGGATTTCGGACCTTCTTCCGGAAACACCACCGGGGCTGCTGATACGTGGAACAATTTCAACGGCACGGCGGCGGCATCCAGCATGGCGCTGTCCACGAGCACCGGCACTCCCTCCGGCTACACGCTCACGCTCAACAACACGGTCAGTCCTCTCAATGAACCCACAGGGACCCAGCCAACCAGCCCGCCGGCTCCATTCACACTGGCGACCGTGACGACGGACGGAATGTTTTCCACCGGAACGACCACGCTCACCCTTTCCGGACTGAACTCCAGCCTCAACTACACGATCTCCCTCTTCTCCTACGTCAATCGGGACACCTCCCGCCAATCCCGCTTCTCCATCAACGGGACGAACATCGACGTCGAGCCATCCCGCATCGGAGCCGGGACCTCCGGGGCGGTCGCCACGTTCAACAACATAACACCCACCGCAGGCGATATCACGATTTCCATGTCGAGCCTGGTTGCCAACAACTGGATTCTCAACGCGATGTCCGTCACGGAGGTCCCGGAACCTTCCGCAGCCGTCCTCGTCCTGTCCGGAGCCGGACTTTCCTGCATCCGCAGAAGGCGGGCGTGA
- a CDS encoding prenyltransferase/squalene oxidase repeat-containing protein → MIIRRSILCASFALSMGGPLFSQDLPGRKEDVIPQQVELIYERGLQYLAKSQNARGHWDDGVGSEPGVVGLCVAAFLAHGEDPNNGPHAAVIRKAIDYIISEQNDTNGYIGNNMYSHCFATKALAESYGVIDHPDVAGALKKAIALILSAQERNKFKAWRYQPDSKDADTTVTGGQLVTLFAARNAGMEVPQKAINDGLAYIAQCRGADGSVGYTSPSGGKPTLTAIGSLCLSLAKETDSKPYKASLEFLKKNLDYRDRYYPFYYEYYMSQALFHADEDTWREWNQRNIRYMATLQGRDGSFPGNQGASFNTAGALLSLALNYRYLPIYEK, encoded by the coding sequence ATGATCATCCGCCGGTCCATCCTCTGTGCATCGTTCGCCCTTTCCATGGGCGGTCCGTTGTTTTCCCAGGACCTTCCGGGGAGGAAGGAAGACGTCATCCCACAGCAGGTGGAGCTCATCTATGAGCGCGGCCTCCAGTACCTGGCGAAGAGCCAGAACGCGCGCGGGCACTGGGATGATGGCGTCGGTTCGGAACCCGGGGTGGTGGGCCTCTGTGTGGCCGCATTCCTGGCCCATGGGGAGGATCCCAACAACGGCCCCCACGCCGCTGTGATCCGGAAAGCGATTGACTACATCATTTCCGAGCAGAACGACACGAACGGCTACATCGGAAACAACATGTACAGCCACTGCTTCGCCACCAAGGCACTGGCGGAATCGTATGGGGTCATCGACCATCCGGATGTGGCGGGCGCGTTGAAAAAGGCCATCGCCCTGATCCTGTCCGCACAGGAACGGAACAAGTTCAAGGCATGGCGCTACCAGCCTGACAGCAAGGACGCGGACACCACCGTCACCGGCGGCCAGTTGGTGACCCTGTTCGCCGCGCGCAACGCCGGGATGGAGGTTCCGCAGAAGGCCATCAACGACGGACTTGCCTACATCGCCCAGTGCCGCGGCGCGGACGGATCCGTGGGCTACACCTCGCCCAGCGGAGGGAAACCAACGCTCACCGCCATCGGTTCGCTCTGCCTCTCACTGGCGAAGGAAACGGACTCGAAGCCCTACAAGGCCAGCCTGGAGTTCCTGAAAAAGAACCTCGACTACCGGGACCGCTACTATCCGTTCTACTACGAATATTACATGTCCCAGGCCCTCTTCCATGCGGATGAGGACACGTGGCGCGAGTGGAACCAGCGGAACATCCGCTACATGGCGACCCTCCAGGGGAGGGACGGTTCCTTTCCCGGCAACCAGGGTGCCTCCTTCAACACCGCCGGCGCCCTGCTGTCCCTGGCGCTGAACTACCGCTACCTGCCGATCTACGAAAAATGA
- a CDS encoding MBL fold metallo-hydrolase — MKLSIYTGGFVQTNAYLVETPDGNFLIDAPEGVTRWITSKGVRVDDVLLTHQHYDHVTDAAALKATGARLHALEDYSKDLTLESAARGWGLPISVIPYEVDRKFDIGEPLVIAGKTIVLAHVPGHSTDSVTFYLADSGVLFSGDTLFAESIGRTDLPGGSTQQLLDGILTKLLTLPPETKVFPGHGPATSIGHETQQNPYLS, encoded by the coding sequence ATGAAACTCTCGATTTACACCGGCGGGTTCGTGCAGACGAACGCCTACCTCGTTGAAACCCCGGACGGCAATTTCCTCATCGACGCTCCGGAGGGCGTGACGCGCTGGATCACTTCCAAGGGTGTCCGGGTGGATGACGTGCTGCTCACCCACCAGCACTACGACCACGTCACTGACGCCGCCGCACTGAAAGCCACCGGCGCGCGGCTCCATGCACTGGAGGACTATTCGAAGGATCTCACGCTGGAGTCGGCGGCCCGTGGCTGGGGGCTGCCCATCTCGGTGATCCCGTATGAGGTGGACCGGAAATTCGACATCGGTGAGCCGCTGGTCATCGCCGGGAAAACCATCGTCCTCGCCCACGTGCCGGGGCACTCGACGGACAGTGTGACCTTTTACCTGGCGGACTCGGGTGTGTTGTTTTCCGGAGACACCCTGTTTGCGGAATCCATTGGCCGCACGGACCTGCCGGGAGGCAGCACCCAGCAGCTTCTGGACGGCATTTTGACCAAGTTGCTGACGCTGCCACCGGAGACGAAGGTATTTCCCGGACACGGGCCTGCAACTTCCATCGGTCACGAAACGCAGCAGAATCCCTACCTGTCCTGA
- a CDS encoding sodium:solute symporter family protein — MSSDLLPALLAASSSVDIGASGFATSIKLNFVDYSILAAYILTVMFIGFALKRYMKNSEDFFLSGRAIPGWITGLAFISANLGAQEIIGMAASGAEYGIMTAHFYWVGAIPAMVFLGVFMMPMYYGSKARSVPEYLKMRYDEKTRTFNSVSFAVLTLFSSGISMHALAELLNLLLGWNYHVSLLVISVVVLAYILKGGLSSAIYNEVLQFFMILLGIAPLAWLGLEAVGGWNGLVEKISTTRPDAMHLWKDTAGISNPLGVPWYGILFGLGFVLSFGYWCTNFAEVQRALAARSMGAARRTPLIGAVPKMLFPAVVILPGIIAYALTHMSTTSGYTIPMKDGVSNYNQVLPSMIFHYFPNGMLGLALTALMASFMSGMAANVTAFNTVWTYDIYETKFPGVKTDRQLMRMGRYATIFGVLLSIGCAYFASNFKNIMSLLQMVFGFVNSPIFATFLLGMFTVRSNSRGAFWGLVAGTTSAFAFHGLSIATGNPVGFIKGGWISPLIELPKEMSQSFYVAGVAFTVTFVTNVVLSLTQAREKTDAQLAGLVYSLTPKHVEEGGKWYTRPAVLGALIIIAVTALNFYFW; from the coding sequence ATGTCGTCCGACCTTCTTCCCGCCCTGCTCGCCGCCAGTTCCTCCGTGGACATCGGGGCATCCGGCTTCGCCACCAGCATCAAGCTGAACTTCGTCGATTACTCGATCCTGGCGGCCTACATCCTCACGGTGATGTTCATCGGCTTCGCCCTGAAGCGCTACATGAAGAACTCGGAGGACTTCTTCCTCTCCGGCCGCGCGATCCCCGGGTGGATCACCGGCCTCGCCTTCATCTCGGCGAACCTCGGCGCGCAGGAGATCATCGGTATGGCGGCCTCCGGCGCGGAGTATGGCATCATGACGGCCCACTTCTACTGGGTGGGGGCTATTCCCGCGATGGTGTTCCTCGGCGTGTTCATGATGCCGATGTACTACGGCTCGAAAGCGCGTTCCGTTCCGGAATACCTGAAGATGCGCTACGATGAGAAGACGCGGACCTTCAACTCCGTCTCCTTCGCCGTGCTCACCCTGTTCTCCTCCGGTATCTCCATGCACGCGCTGGCGGAACTTCTCAACCTCCTGCTGGGGTGGAACTACCACGTGTCCCTGCTGGTCATCTCCGTGGTGGTGCTGGCCTACATCCTGAAGGGCGGCCTCAGTTCCGCGATCTACAACGAGGTGCTGCAGTTCTTCATGATCCTGCTGGGCATCGCCCCGCTGGCATGGCTGGGCCTGGAGGCCGTGGGTGGCTGGAACGGGCTGGTGGAGAAGATTTCAACCACCCGCCCGGATGCCATGCACCTGTGGAAGGACACCGCCGGCATCAGCAATCCGCTGGGAGTGCCGTGGTATGGCATCCTCTTCGGTCTCGGTTTCGTCCTTTCGTTCGGCTACTGGTGCACGAACTTCGCGGAGGTCCAGCGCGCGCTGGCGGCCCGGTCCATGGGGGCGGCCCGCCGCACGCCGCTCATCGGCGCGGTGCCGAAGATGCTGTTCCCCGCCGTCGTCATCCTGCCCGGCATCATCGCCTACGCGCTCACCCACATGAGCACCACCAGCGGCTACACCATCCCGATGAAGGACGGTGTCTCCAACTACAACCAGGTGCTGCCGTCGATGATCTTCCACTATTTCCCCAACGGCATGCTCGGACTGGCGCTCACCGCCCTGATGGCTTCCTTCATGTCCGGCATGGCGGCGAACGTGACCGCCTTCAACACCGTCTGGACCTACGATATCTACGAAACCAAGTTCCCGGGGGTGAAGACGGACCGCCAGCTCATGAGGATGGGCCGCTACGCCACCATCTTCGGCGTCCTGCTTTCCATCGGTTGCGCCTACTTCGCCAGCAACTTCAAGAACATCATGTCCCTGCTGCAGATGGTCTTCGGGTTCGTGAACTCGCCCATCTTCGCCACCTTCCTGCTGGGCATGTTCACCGTCCGCTCGAACAGCCGCGGTGCCTTCTGGGGACTGGTGGCGGGCACCACTTCCGCTTTCGCCTTCCACGGGCTGAGCATCGCCACCGGGAATCCCGTCGGCTTCATCAAGGGCGGGTGGATCTCGCCGCTCATCGAGCTGCCGAAGGAAATGTCGCAGAGCTTCTACGTGGCGGGCGTCGCCTTCACCGTCACCTTTGTCACCAATGTCGTGCTCTCCCTCACCCAGGCGCGGGAAAAGACCGACGCCCAGCTTGCCGGTTTGGTCTATTCGCTGACGCCGAAGCACGTTGAGGAGGGCGGCAAATGGTACACCCGCCCCGCCGTCCTCGGTGCCCTCATCATCATCGCGGTCACCGCGCTCAACTTCTACTTCTGGTAA
- a CDS encoding aldose epimerase family protein: MKNPFKSVAVFLSVATTVAAASIKEEKFGEMPDGREVKIFTLENGKGMRVKVTEYGAILASVEAPDRDGKSAELTHGHDTLEGWLKDTSYFGATVGRFGNRIADGKFTLDGKEYTLAKNNNPGGMPCSLHGGKVGFNKVLWKGTKTADGVEFTYLSKDGEEGFPGNLSVKVTYTLNDDNELGWHATATTDAPTVVNLVQHAYWNISGDPAAPVTDQMLTLEADHYLPTNKGLIPTGERAPVAGTPMDFTKPTEIGKGVGENFPALKLAGGYDHAWVLRPGDGVRKAATVEDSKSGRILTVSTDAPAIHFYLGNFLDGGVKGRGGVAYHKRTALCLETEAFPDAPNQPSFPTTVLRPGETYQHRIIFKLSAR, encoded by the coding sequence ATGAAAAACCCTTTCAAGTCGGTGGCTGTTTTCCTATCGGTTGCCACGACAGTGGCTGCGGCATCCATCAAGGAAGAGAAGTTCGGGGAAATGCCGGACGGGCGGGAAGTGAAGATCTTCACCCTGGAGAACGGGAAGGGCATGCGGGTGAAGGTCACCGAGTATGGCGCGATCCTGGCATCCGTGGAGGCTCCGGACCGTGACGGGAAATCCGCCGAGCTGACGCACGGCCATGACACGCTGGAGGGCTGGCTGAAGGACACTTCCTACTTTGGCGCGACGGTCGGTCGCTTCGGCAACCGGATCGCGGACGGGAAGTTCACGCTGGATGGAAAGGAATACACGCTGGCGAAGAACAACAACCCCGGCGGCATGCCATGCAGCCTCCATGGCGGGAAGGTCGGCTTCAACAAGGTGCTGTGGAAGGGCACGAAAACCGCTGACGGCGTGGAGTTCACCTACCTGTCGAAGGATGGCGAGGAAGGCTTCCCGGGAAATCTCTCCGTGAAGGTGACCTACACCCTCAACGATGACAACGAGCTGGGCTGGCACGCCACCGCCACCACGGACGCGCCCACGGTGGTGAACCTGGTGCAGCACGCCTACTGGAACATTTCCGGAGATCCCGCCGCCCCCGTCACCGACCAGATGCTGACGCTGGAGGCGGATCACTACCTGCCGACCAACAAGGGTCTCATCCCTACCGGGGAGCGGGCACCGGTGGCGGGCACGCCGATGGATTTCACCAAGCCCACCGAGATCGGGAAAGGCGTCGGTGAGAACTTCCCGGCGCTCAAGCTGGCGGGTGGCTACGACCACGCCTGGGTGCTCCGCCCGGGCGATGGCGTGCGCAAGGCGGCCACCGTGGAGGACTCGAAAAGCGGGCGCATCCTCACTGTTTCCACGGACGCCCCGGCCATCCACTTCTACCTCGGGAACTTCCTCGACGGCGGGGTGAAGGGCAGGGGAGGCGTCGCCTACCACAAGCGCACCGCCCTCTGCCTGGAGACGGAGGCCTTTCCGGACGCGCCGAACCAGCCGTCCTTCCCCACCACCGTGCTCAGGCCGGGGGAGACCTACCAGCACCGCATCATCTTCAAGCTGTCCGCCCGATAA
- a CDS encoding GAF domain-containing protein: MKPTHDFEALLAAILQEFDCQTGTIHRTDASGELLELEAQIGVPEFVLEKITRIPFGKGIAGVAAERKEPVELCNLQADLGGVAKEDARKTNVAGSLAVPVMMYGSGKVLGTLGIGKHVPHDFTETEKRHLAIHAEQLATLFASEL, from the coding sequence ATGAAACCGACCCACGATTTCGAAGCCCTGCTCGCCGCCATCCTCCAGGAGTTCGACTGCCAGACCGGCACCATCCACCGGACGGACGCCAGCGGGGAACTGCTGGAACTGGAAGCCCAGATCGGGGTGCCGGAATTCGTGCTGGAGAAGATCACCCGCATCCCCTTCGGCAAAGGCATCGCCGGGGTGGCGGCGGAGAGGAAAGAACCGGTGGAGCTGTGCAACCTGCAGGCGGACCTGGGCGGCGTGGCGAAGGAAGATGCGCGCAAGACCAATGTCGCGGGTTCCCTGGCGGTGCCGGTGATGATGTATGGCAGCGGCAAGGTGCTGGGTACGCTGGGCATCGGCAAGCACGTGCCGCACGACTTCACGGAAACGGAGAAGCGCCACCTGGCCATCCATGCGGAGCAGCTTGCCACCCTCTTCGCCAGCGAACTCTGA